Within Dehalococcoidia bacterium, the genomic segment TCACATCTTTAGGCGAAGACATCTATGACGATTATTGGATGTATTATCTTACCAGGGATATGGCTCAGGCTTTGGGGGTAAAGCGACCTTATACAGATTTAAAGACTTATCTTAAATATAAAAAGCGTGGAATTGATAAGTTAAGAGCGCACGAAAAAGAAATCATTAATCTGGAGGAAGGTGAAAACAAGAATGATGAGGAGGGGAACGAATGAGCTTGCCGCCGTTTGTTCCTCCCATCAAGTGCCAGGGTATCAAAACAAAAATGGTTGACGATATCAGGAGAATCGCTAACAGCCAGGTTTTTGACCGGTGGATAGAACCATTTTGTGGCTCTTGCGTTGTCCCCTTGAATATACAGCCCAGAAAAGCGCTGCTCTGCGACTCAAATATCCACATCATCCACCTATATCAGGCTATCCAGAGTGGTGAGATAACACCAGCTAAGGTTAAAGTTTTTCTCATTGAGGAGGGTGCAAAACTGCGAACCGGAGGGGAAAAATATTACTATGAAGTTCGCGAAAGGTTTAATACTACCCATTCAGTTTTGGACTTCTTGTTTCTGAACAGATCATGCTTCAATGGTGTGATGCGCTTCAACCGAAATGGAAAGTTCAACGTACCTTTTGGCCATAAACCAGAGAGGTTTGCGAAAGCATACGTAACAAAAATTACCAATCAGATCAGACGCATTGCAGAGGTTACATCGGCTTACGATTGGCAGTTTTCCTCGGCTGATTTTCGTCAAACGCTGGCAACAGCAAAACCAGGCGATTTGGTATATGTTGACCCCCCGTATGCTGGGCGTCATGTTGATTATTTCAACTCATGGTCAGAAGATGATGAGGTTGAACTTGGAGAAATTTTGAAACGCCTGCCATGTAATTTCATACTCTCTACGTGGCACAGTAATCAATTTCGGGCAAACAATTTGATTGAGCGGAATTGGAAAACCTCGAAATTTCAAATCATAACGCGGGAACACTTTTATCATGTCGGTCCGACCGAAGAGTTACGACATCCTATGGTGGAAGCCCTCATTACTAACTTCCCAGTAGAAGTAAGTGTTGACAAGGCCGAAGCGCAAGGGTTACTGTTTGTTTAAAGCAGAAAGCACCCCATAAGAACGAAACCTTATAGCGTGCTATCCAGTCGTTTGAATGATAGTCAATAACCGAAAGGAGGTGAGAACATCGACAGACAGGAACGGGTCATGATATTCATAGACGGCTCGAACATGTACCACTCGCTCAAGGCCTATTTCAAGCGAACCGACATCGACTTGGGCTGTTTCAGCAACAAGATTCTGGACAAACGCCGCCTGGTGCGCATGTATTATTACAATGCCGTCGTGGGCAAAGTGGAAGAACCCGAGCGTTTCAAGGACCAGGAAAAGTTTTTCAAGAGCGTGGCCGCCATTCCCTATACCGAGCTGCGCCTGGGACGGCTGGTCTATACCAACCAGTGGCCCAACAGCCCGCCCTTCGAAAAGGGCGTGGACGTGCAGCTTGCTACCGACATGATAAC encodes:
- a CDS encoding Dam family site-specific DNA-(adenine-N6)-methyltransferase, giving the protein MSLPPFVPPIKCQGIKTKMVDDIRRIANSQVFDRWIEPFCGSCVVPLNIQPRKALLCDSNIHIIHLYQAIQSGEITPAKVKVFLIEEGAKLRTGGEKYYYEVRERFNTTHSVLDFLFLNRSCFNGVMRFNRNGKFNVPFGHKPERFAKAYVTKITNQIRRIAEVTSAYDWQFSSADFRQTLATAKPGDLVYVDPPYAGRHVDYFNSWSEDDEVELGEILKRLPCNFILSTWHSNQFRANNLIERNWKTSKFQIITREHFYHVGPTEELRHPMVEALITNFPVEVSVDKAEAQGLLFV